The Vibrio agarivorans genome contains the following window.
CAAGCTCACAAACACTACGTGGTGAAATAGATGACCTTGCTCAACGTTACCCTCACCTTGAGCTAAGCGAAATCATGCAAAACCTCAACGTCACGTATCGTGATACCCAGAAAATACAAGCTTTGATCCTTGAACGAAATAGCATATGGAACGATAACTTAGCCATGTTGGGTCAAGAGATTACCCAGCAGCTTGATCAACTGAAACAGCAAGCCTTTTATGAGCAACTCAACATAAAAGAAGCGACTACAGTCGTAGTAGAGAACGCCAACTGGACTCTATTATTGACCCTACTTATTACAACACCGCTCGTGCTGCTTTTGAGTCATCGTGTTTGCGTCAATATCGTGCGCCCAATCAAGACTGCTCAGTTACGCGCAGAACAAATGGCTCAGGGGATCTTGTCACCTTGGTATCAAGTCACGGGGCAAGATGAAGTCGCTGCGCTGCGCCATGCTCTTCTCACCATGGAAACCAAGTTCTATCAAACGGTCGAAGAGATAACCCGTACTAGTGACACATTGGCTACCTCAGCGGAAGAGTTATCGACCATTAACAGCACCGTTCAATCAGGTATTTCTGTTCAACAACAAGAGACCGACCAAGTCGCAACAGCGATCAATCAAATGACGGCGGCCATTAATGAAGTCTCTGCTGGGGCTTCTCTCGCATCAGAGCAAGCCGTATCGGCACATGACCTTGCTGACAACGGCCAAGCGGTAATGAACACTGCGATGAATCAAGTCACAGAGTTAGCTCAGCAGATGGAAGTCTCAGAGCAAGAAGTCATGCGCTTAAAAAGTGGCACTGAAGAGGTCAGTGATGTCATGAATGTCATTCAAACCATTGCAGAACAAACTAACCTACTGGCCCTCAATGCGGCGATTGAAGCGGCACGTGCTGGCGAGCAAGGCCGTGGTTTTGCTGTGGTTGCAGACGAAGTTCGTCAGCTGGCGCAACAAACGCAGCGAGCCGTTGAACAGATTGAAGGTCAAATCACCTCCTTACAAGATGAGACAACAGGAGTGGTCGACTCAATCCAAGCAACCAAGACAACCTTGCATGACACAATAGAGCAATCAAGAACCGCCAGCGAGGCGTTCGAGAAGATTAACCATAGCGTGAATCAAAGCAGTGACCTGAGCACGCAAATGGCAACCGCAACGGAAGAGCAAAGTGCGACTGCTGAAATGATCAACCAAAGCATTACCCAAGTACGTGATCAGGTTGAAGAGACCGCTCTGATGATTCAAGACTGCTCACAAGCCTCGGAGCAACTGGCCAATATGTCAGTCTCGCTGGCTGATTATGTACGCTTCTTTCAGCTCAAAGCAAAAAATGAACAACAGTAAGGTTCGACACTCAGTACATTCCAAAATGGAATGTACTGACTTCCACAATTTCCAAAACGTCTCACCTATACTTCAGCACGTAAATTAACTTAGGAGGTTGAAATGAATCGATCGTTTAATTGCTTGGTTGTTGATGCCTTTCCTATTGTGAGGAGAAGTCTGCGCAAAACCCTTGAAAGCCTACCCTGTGTTTCGCACGTTTCAGAAACTGGTCAAGTAGAAAAGGCATTGAGTATACTTAAGCAGCAGCCTATTGATCTCCTCACGCTCGACATCAAGATTGGCAATAGCAACGGCTTTGAACTGTTACGTCGCGCTAGAGCTCATGGTTTCGAAGGAAAAGTACTGTTCATCAGCAGCGAAGACTATTGCACCTATTCTCAGTTAGCAAAAGAGAGTTCCGCCAACGGCTACATCAGTAAAACGGAAGAAGAGGGCTTAATTAGGGATGCGATGCAAAGCATCTTGAAAGGCTACTCACTATTTAAGCTCGATAGCCATGCTGGCACTCATAAACAAACCCACTTGTCTGAGCGAGAGCAAGTGGTGTTTGATTATCTTGTTCAGGGGTATTCAAACAAGCAAATCTCAGAGTTGTTATCTTTGAGTGCCAAGACCATCAGCACCTACAAATCACGTATCTTAGACAAGCATAATGCGTCTTCGATTATTGAGTTGATGAACTACCAAAATCACAGACCAAGCGCCCCTTCTCTATACACTCAAAGAGTGCTTTAAACAGCGGGTGGTAACGATTAGCCAAGCGACAACATATCGCCACTGGCTGCTCGATACGCAAATGCTCTGGCGGCGAGATCAGTTCAAAGTCCGGCTCATTGAATAGCCAAGGAAGGCCCAAGAAACCATAACCATGTTTACGCATCACGCTTTTTGCTACCGTCAGGTTATCCAAATAGATTTTGTAGTCTAGATTAATGCCAAATTGACGGCTTCGCTCATTAAACCACTCGTGTTCATCATTCCATCCGGCGATACGATAAAAGACAAAAGGCTGCTCAAACGCCTTTTCCCAAGTGGTGACCCCTGTTGATGAGGGTATCGCGATCACCAGAGGAGCATGCAATAGTGTTTTCTGATACAGCGATTTAGTACGACCAACATTTAGGAAGTTAACCCCTACATGAATACGCCCATCAATGATGTCCTGCTCGGTGCTTGATGACCACGTTTTAATACCCACTTTCGCATGAGGGAAGCGCTCTCGAACCGCTTCATATATTGGTTCAGCAAAGTATTCCACCGCAAGAGTGTGCAAGGCGACTTTAATTTCACCATCATAATCTTTTGCAGAAAAAGCGGGGGTTGAGACAATAGCTTGGTCAATAAGATCAAGCCCTTGTTCGATTTCGCTGATCATCTCAATCATCTTAAAGGTCGGCTCTAAGCCCTCTGCAGTGCGCACAAAAAGTGGGTCATCAAAGTGCTCTCTTAGATGACTAAGGTGCTTACTCACTGCGCTCTCGGTGACACCTAAATACACCGCGACTTTTTTAAGATTGCGGTGTCGATAGATCAGTACCAACTCACGCAGCAAATTGTAATTCAAACCTTTTGGCATATTGTCCCTATCACGATTGCATGTACTCGACCTCAACAACATCGGGCAACTGACGATTTCTTTTGGCCACATAAAGCTGGGCATCTGCTCTTTTTATAGCATCCGCCAAAGACTCTCTCAAACGCATCTCAACACACCCAACACTGATGTTCACTCGAAGATCTGCATTTGTGACCGGTAGCTGACTGACCTTGTGGGTCAACTGCTGGCATAAGCGTTGCGAAACAGTAATAGGGCAATTAGGCAGTACCACGATAAACTCATCCCCTCCCGTTCTCACCAGATAGTCAGTATCACGAAATGACTCTTTCATGGTATCCGCAATATGCTTGATCACCTCATCACCAACATGGTGTCCATGTACATCATTCACTTGCTTAATATTGTCACCATCAATCGCCAGAACACTCACTGGCAATTGACTAATCGCCGTTTTAAAGTGCAGCTCTTTAAACACTGAGCGATTATATAGTCCGGTAAGATCATCTCTGTTCACCCGACGCTGGGTATAAGCAAGTTGGTGTCGATTGAGTTTTAGCTCAGACATTTTCCACATAAAGATAAAGGTGAAGCTCCAGAGCAAACCAAACAACCATGCGTAATCAACGAACAATTTACTAAAAGGGATCTTGTAGACAAACATGGTGTTGTTATCAGCGATAAACTCTTTTACATACGCAAAATCAGCGAGAGGGTAAGACACATCTTCAATCACATTGACCTTATATGCGCCTCGTATATCTAAAGAAATTCTATCGCTATTAATTTCATAACTATCACGCAAATAAATATCAACAATAAAATCCCCTACCACAACATTATCCACATACACCGGACTGACAATACTGATCACATTAAGACCCGTAATAGCATCCTGATAGACAGGCGAGATCACCAATCTATCTTCCAATTGCCGCTTAGAGGCATACTTAGTACACGCCCCCGTCTCCTCACAACGCTCACGAGTGAAGGCGCGCTCGGTCAATTGAAAGCTGGGCTCATGTTTCGTCATCAGCATTTTTCGCCCACTATAAGAGCGAAAGATAAGATTGAAATTGCGCGCGGAAAAAGCCACAGGCATATAATCAACCAATGAACTCATCATACGCAATGCAACCACTTCACTTGCTTGCAGGTCCGTTTTATCGTCTAACCGATGTATATAAATCCCACTCTTTGCTTGATAAGCTTGAATCGCGTCTGGATACTCATAGTCCTCAAGCTTTTCTTCAGTAAGTTGTGCCAAAAGTACGGCATTGATCATATGGCGATTCAGAATCTCAGTCACCAAGTTAAACTGCGTCAACTCTCTCTCAATTAGATTCTCTTTTGCACCCGATAGAAAAATGCCAAACAAAAATAAAGAAGCAAACAGTGACACTAACACGGTCAACTTTAGGTCTTGAAGCCGTTTTTTAAATACACTCATCGCTAGGTGTCTGCCACTTTTAATAGCTCAAATACGTTACTGACTTGGTATTTGTCCAAGATGCGTTTTTTGTAAGTGCTAACGGTTTTTCCGCTGATCGACAATATATCTGCGATCTCTTTGTTGGCCTTACCTTGAACTAGGTATTTCATCACCACTGTCTCACGTTCTGACAACGCAACGGTTTGTTGTGTCAATGGTTGTGAAGTTCGGAACTTAAAGAAGGTATAGCCATTAATGATGCCATCCACCGCATCGCGCAAGATGGTAAAATCTTCCGATTTACAGATATATCCATCCGCACCAATACGAAACGCCATGTCTGTCAATCGTTGACTATCTGACCCTGATACAAACAGCACCTTACCCTTATAGCCGTGCGCTTTGGCACGACGATAAAAATCGAATCCATCACTTGAACCCAGATCAACATCGAGAATCAGCAGCTCAAAACTCTGTGATTTGAGTAAAGTGTGTGCATACGTGGCATCATAAACGGTGCTTATTTCTGCTACATAACTGAGTGAGCTAAGGATGTTCTTGATCGCTAAACATACTAGAGGGTGATCATCCACCACCAAGCAATTAATGACTCGTTGATTCATACTATTTCCTATAAAAACGTTCTGTGAAGTGCATCGATATCCATCGGCCGACCAGTGAAGTAGCCTTGGCAAACATCAACACCTAGTGACTTAAGAGAAAACCACGTGGTTTCATCTTCAACACCTTCCGCCACAAGGCTCATTCCCATTCTCTTAGCCAATTCACAAATACAAGCCACAATATGAGAGTGCTTGGCATTGGTTCTAAACATCTGAATAAATGAACGATCAATTTTTATTTCGGTAAACGGCAGTTGAGATAACTTGCTCAGAGACGAATAGCCTGTGCCAAAGTCATCGATCGCCAAACCAACGCTGTTAAGGCGCAAGCGCGCTAGATTGCGATAAAGATTCGTCGAGTCTCGATAAACCTCGGTTTCAGTAAGCTCGAGTGTGATCATTGATGGCGAGACGCTGTGGTGCTGGCACTTCTCTAAAAACTGATGAGAAAAGTTCGCCTGCTCGAGCTCGTTATGCGTCACATTGATGGCAGTAGAACATGGCAGCTTATCGGCTTTGATGTCTTTAATGACATTACTAAATACCGTGCTAAATAACTCATTTTGCAAGCCACAGCGCTCAACAATAGGTAAGAACACGTTGGGATAAATCACACCATGCTTAGGGTGTACCCAACGAGCCAAAGCCTCTACGCCCACAAGTAGCCTAGAAGAAAAGTTAAACTTGGGCTGATAGTGATTAATCACCTGACCACTTGCTAACGCAAACAAGAACTCTTCATCATTGATCACTATCGACTCGGCTTTACGCTCTGGTTCCACACAGTGATAGGTGCAACTTTGCACCAGCTGACGAACTTCTTTATCCGAACAGGGCTTATCGATGGCACCCACCACTTTCAAACCCAGCGCCAAACACATCCAGCGCACTGACGAGATAATGGACTCCTCCAAAGCACTCATCAGAACAATATGTCCCGAGTAATCTATTTGGGCTAGCTGAGAGAGCAGCTCAACACCATCCATCCCTGGCATATTCAAATCACAAAAGAGCAGGTCACAAGAGTGAGACTCCAAGTGTTTCAATGCATCAGCCCCAGAGGTGAGACAATCGATAGACCTGACATTCAGTGCGAATAATTGACTCTGCATTCGTTTTAATTGCAACGGGTGGTCGTCCACCACCAACACACGCAAGCTATTCATTTTGCGCCGCCTCCAACATCACTTGTTGCCATTGATGCACTCTTTGAATTTGAGAAGTGACTCTCTCCACAAGATTTTCCTGCACATTAGAAAGCTGAGTCGATGGCACATTCTCCCCTTCAATACAAAGCTGGCGAATATCTTCTGCACCGACCGCACTCGCACCTCCTTTGATGCGATGAATAACTGCTCTGATTTCCGTTTCACCACATGCTTGCAGTAAGTGCTCGACATCTTGCTGCATAGTCGAGACAAAAAGAGTCACGATCTCACTGGCTTCCTCTAGGCTAAACGCGCCGAGCCACGCTATGGTCGAGTCTATGGTGGAATCTATATTTTCTGACGAAAACATCCCATTCCCACCCTGTTCTGACTCAATGGTGATATCACTGGCCACGTCAGTAGGTAAAAATGGCAGCAATAATGACGCGAGGCTTTCCAGGGTGTAGGGCTTACACAGCACAGCATCTATCGCTTGCTGCTCTGATTGGAATCGCGCTGAGCGAGAGTCTTCGGCCGTACAAGCAATGATCGGTAATGAACGCCACTCCTGAGAACGGCGAACTCGGTGGGCGAGTTGATGACCGTCGAGCCTTGGCATATGTACATCTGTGATCAGTAGATCGACACTACCATGACTCTCTTGCAGTAAAAGATCCCAAGCTTGCTCACCATCATTAGCGATCAACACCTCAACCCCAAGCTCGGTGAGTTGACGAGCCATAATGTTCTGATTTATCGGATTATCTTCCGCTACCAAAACACGGCCATTAAACCTGACGGCAGGCTGAGTCCAGTGCACCTCTCCTCTCGTTACAGCAGGTGTAATGGCACTCGATAACCACGAATAAAGCTGATCGGGATAACAAGGCACACATAGAGGTTCGTCTACTTTGTCGCTAGATTGCGTGCGGGTCAGGGACAACAAGCCAGACTCTTTATAACTCAAGTGATACGCTCTTTGAGCTTCGGTAACACCAAACACCGGCAGCCACTGAGCCCAATCACACAAGACAGCAAAACTTGCCTGTAAGTCTCCAAGC
Protein-coding sequences here:
- a CDS encoding methyl-accepting chemotaxis protein, producing the protein MLNRINSIYKKIYLIIAATTLASLIIAAAGYYAVSQIRYNFMEFRDANTQALMASRVQQELLLTRIQALTFRNTQNPQDLTEAMFRIENMETEIAAEAHSSPEQTQQLLSNVMQQAGTYQENLESVADIMSQRAAIGDKINQQIHTITHIISRTRKQFSQQPDVLRELYDVESQFHAANLYLREFLITNKLEDYQEFQTSSQTLRGEIDDLAQRYPHLELSEIMQNLNVTYRDTQKIQALILERNSIWNDNLAMLGQEITQQLDQLKQQAFYEQLNIKEATTVVVENANWTLLLTLLITTPLVLLLSHRVCVNIVRPIKTAQLRAEQMAQGILSPWYQVTGQDEVAALRHALLTMETKFYQTVEEITRTSDTLATSAEELSTINSTVQSGISVQQQETDQVATAINQMTAAINEVSAGASLASEQAVSAHDLADNGQAVMNTAMNQVTELAQQMEVSEQEVMRLKSGTEEVSDVMNVIQTIAEQTNLLALNAAIEAARAGEQGRGFAVVADEVRQLAQQTQRAVEQIEGQITSLQDETTGVVDSIQATKTTLHDTIEQSRTASEAFEKINHSVNQSSDLSTQMATATEEQSATAEMINQSITQVRDQVEETALMIQDCSQASEQLANMSVSLADYVRFFQLKAKNEQQ
- a CDS encoding response regulator, encoding MNRSFNCLVVDAFPIVRRSLRKTLESLPCVSHVSETGQVEKALSILKQQPIDLLTLDIKIGNSNGFELLRRARAHGFEGKVLFISSEDYCTYSQLAKESSANGYISKTEEEGLIRDAMQSILKGYSLFKLDSHAGTHKQTHLSEREQVVFDYLVQGYSNKQISELLSLSAKTISTYKSRILDKHNASSIIELMNYQNHRPSAPSLYTQRVL
- a CDS encoding LysR family transcriptional regulator — encoded protein: MPKGLNYNLLRELVLIYRHRNLKKVAVYLGVTESAVSKHLSHLREHFDDPLFVRTAEGLEPTFKMIEMISEIEQGLDLIDQAIVSTPAFSAKDYDGEIKVALHTLAVEYFAEPIYEAVRERFPHAKVGIKTWSSSTEQDIIDGRIHVGVNFLNVGRTKSLYQKTLLHAPLVIAIPSSTGVTTWEKAFEQPFVFYRIAGWNDEHEWFNERSRQFGINLDYKIYLDNLTVAKSVMRKHGYGFLGLPWLFNEPDFELISPPEHLRIEQPVAICCRLANRYHPLFKALFECIEKGRLVCDFGSSSTQ
- a CDS encoding sensor domain-containing diguanylate cyclase — its product is MSVFKKRLQDLKLTVLVSLFASLFLFGIFLSGAKENLIERELTQFNLVTEILNRHMINAVLLAQLTEEKLEDYEYPDAIQAYQAKSGIYIHRLDDKTDLQASEVVALRMMSSLVDYMPVAFSARNFNLIFRSYSGRKMLMTKHEPSFQLTERAFTRERCEETGACTKYASKRQLEDRLVISPVYQDAITGLNVISIVSPVYVDNVVVGDFIVDIYLRDSYEINSDRISLDIRGAYKVNVIEDVSYPLADFAYVKEFIADNNTMFVYKIPFSKLFVDYAWLFGLLWSFTFIFMWKMSELKLNRHQLAYTQRRVNRDDLTGLYNRSVFKELHFKTAISQLPVSVLAIDGDNIKQVNDVHGHHVGDEVIKHIADTMKESFRDTDYLVRTGGDEFIVVLPNCPITVSQRLCQQLTHKVSQLPVTNADLRVNISVGCVEMRLRESLADAIKRADAQLYVAKRNRQLPDVVEVEYMQS
- a CDS encoding response regulator transcription factor, with the protein product MNQRVINCLVVDDHPLVCLAIKNILSSLSYVAEISTVYDATYAHTLLKSQSFELLILDVDLGSSDGFDFYRRAKAHGYKGKVLFVSGSDSQRLTDMAFRIGADGYICKSEDFTILRDAVDGIINGYTFFKFRTSQPLTQQTVALSERETVVMKYLVQGKANKEIADILSISGKTVSTYKKRILDKYQVSNVFELLKVADT
- a CDS encoding EAL domain-containing response regulator, with product MNSLRVLVVDDHPLQLKRMQSQLFALNVRSIDCLTSGADALKHLESHSCDLLFCDLNMPGMDGVELLSQLAQIDYSGHIVLMSALEESIISSVRWMCLALGLKVVGAIDKPCSDKEVRQLVQSCTYHCVEPERKAESIVINDEEFLFALASGQVINHYQPKFNFSSRLLVGVEALARWVHPKHGVIYPNVFLPIVERCGLQNELFSTVFSNVIKDIKADKLPCSTAINVTHNELEQANFSHQFLEKCQHHSVSPSMITLELTETEVYRDSTNLYRNLARLRLNSVGLAIDDFGTGYSSLSKLSQLPFTEIKIDRSFIQMFRTNAKHSHIVACICELAKRMGMSLVAEGVEDETTWFSLKSLGVDVCQGYFTGRPMDIDALHRTFL